A DNA window from Haliovirga abyssi contains the following coding sequences:
- the rpsJ gene encoding 30S ribosomal protein S10, with product MSSGKIRIYLNAYDHKLLDQSAQKVAETAKKTGAKIAGPLPLPTKTKRYTVLRSVHVNKDSREQFEMRIHRRMVELLSSNQKTIAALTALSLPSGVGIEIRQA from the coding sequence ATGAGTTCTGGAAAAATAAGAATATATTTAAATGCATATGATCATAAATTGTTAGATCAATCTGCACAAAAAGTTGCAGAAACAGCAAAAAAAACAGGAGCTAAGATAGCAGGGCCTTTGCCTTTGCCTACAAAAACAAAACGATATACAGTACTTAGATCTGTTCATGTAAATAAAGATTCAAGAGAACAATTTGAAATGAGAATTCACAGAAGAATGGTAGAACTTTTAAGTTCTAATCAAAAAACAATTGCAGCTTTAACTGCTCTTAGCCTACCATCAGGTGTAGGAATAGAAATAAGACAAGCGTAA
- the rplC gene encoding 50S ribosomal protein L3 — MLGLLGKKIGMTQIFEDGKTIPVTVVEAGPNYILQKKTEEKEGYNAIQVGFGTKSEKNVNKPMMGIFKKANVGPLRFVKEFKVDNVDEFELGQVVKADALSEIKYVDVVGTSKGKGYQGVMKRHNFGGNRKTHGVSRAHRSPGSIGQSSSPSKVLKGLKMAGQLGGVQVTVQNLEVVKVDVANNLLLIKGAVPGPKNGLLVIKPAVKKY, encoded by the coding sequence ATGTTAGGATTATTAGGAAAAAAAATTGGAATGACTCAAATATTTGAGGATGGAAAAACTATTCCAGTTACAGTAGTAGAAGCAGGACCAAATTACATATTACAAAAGAAAACAGAAGAAAAAGAAGGATACAACGCAATTCAAGTTGGTTTTGGAACAAAGAGTGAAAAAAATGTGAATAAACCAATGATGGGTATTTTTAAAAAAGCTAATGTAGGACCTTTAAGATTTGTAAAAGAATTTAAAGTTGACAATGTTGACGAATTTGAATTAGGACAAGTAGTTAAAGCAGATGCATTAAGTGAAATAAAATATGTTGATGTTGTAGGAACTTCAAAAGGAAAAGGGTATCAAGGTGTAATGAAAAGACATAACTTTGGTGGAAATAGAAAAACACATGGTGTGTCAAGAGCACATAGATCACCAGGTTCAATAGGTCAAAGCTCATCTCCTTCAAAAGTTTTAAAAGGACTAAAAATGGCAGGACAACTTGGAGGAGTTCAAGTAACTGTTCAAAATTTAGAAGTAGTGAAAGTAGATGTAGCAAATAACTTATTATTAATAAAAGGGGCTGTACCAGGACCTAAAAACGGTTTATTAGTTATTAAACCAGCTGTAAAAAAATATTAG
- the rplD gene encoding 50S ribosomal protein L4 yields the protein MPILDLYNMQGDKTGTIELKNEVFGIEPNKTVLHEVLLAELAGSRQGTAATKTRAMVRGGGRKPLKQKGTGRARQGSIRAPHWVGGGVTFGPQPRSYEQKINKKVKKLALRSALSEKVNEGNLVVVDEFNFDAPKTKSIIAFNTKVGADKKQLFVLNDLAGDKDWNTYLSARNLKDAVILQPNEMGVYWLLKQNKVIITKDAISTIEEVLA from the coding sequence ATGCCAATATTGGATTTGTATAATATGCAAGGAGATAAAACAGGAACTATTGAATTAAAGAATGAAGTATTTGGAATAGAACCTAACAAAACAGTCTTGCACGAAGTATTACTTGCAGAACTTGCCGGTTCAAGACAAGGAACTGCAGCAACAAAAACTAGAGCAATGGTAAGAGGTGGAGGAAGAAAACCACTTAAACAAAAAGGAACAGGAAGAGCTAGACAAGGGTCAATAAGAGCTCCTCATTGGGTTGGAGGAGGAGTAACATTTGGACCTCAACCAAGATCATATGAACAAAAAATAAATAAAAAAGTTAAGAAATTAGCTTTAAGATCAGCTTTGTCTGAAAAAGTAAATGAAGGAAATTTAGTTGTTGTAGATGAATTTAATTTTGATGCACCTAAAACTAAAAGTATAATAGCATTTAATACAAAAGTTGGAGCAGATAAAAAACAATTATTCGTATTAAATGATTTAGCAGGTGATAAAGATTGGAATACATACTTATCAGCTAGAAATTTAAAAGATGCAGTAATATTACAACCAAATGAAATGGGTGTATATTGGTTATTGAAACAAAACAAAGTAATAATTACAAAAGATGCAATTAGCACTATAGAGGAGGTGCTAGCATAA
- the rplW gene encoding 50S ribosomal protein L23 translates to MTIYEMIRKPIITEKSELLRREFNKYTFEVDKRVNKLEIKNAVEKIFGVTVESVATITSKPKTKRHGMKLYKTPLKKKAIVKLKDGDNIKYFEGV, encoded by the coding sequence ATGACTATTTATGAAATGATAAGAAAACCAATAATAACAGAAAAAAGTGAATTATTAAGAAGAGAATTTAATAAATACACATTTGAAGTAGATAAAAGAGTAAACAAATTGGAAATTAAAAATGCAGTAGAAAAAATATTTGGAGTTACAGTAGAATCAGTAGCTACAATAACTTCAAAACCAAAGACAAAAAGACACGGAATGAAATTATATAAAACACCTTTAAAGAAAAAAGCAATTGTAAAATTAAAAGATGGAGATAATATAAAATATTTCGAAGGTGTGTAA
- the rplB gene encoding 50S ribosomal protein L2 has protein sequence MPIKKFKAMTNGTRHMTMLVNPDLDKNVRPEKSLTVPLKSAYGRDNYGHRTGRNVQKGHKRLYRLIDFKRNKLDIPAKVKTIEYDPNRTANIALLVYADGEKRYILAPEGLKQGDTVLAGAGADITPGNAMKLKDLPVGTRIHNIELQPGKGGQLARSAGVYGRLVAKEGTYCHVEMPSGELRLIHKECIATIGVVGNGEHQLVTIGKAGRNRHMGRRPHVRGSAMNPVDHPHGGGEGGAPVGRKSPVTPWGKPTLGKKTRGKKLSDKFIVRGRKKK, from the coding sequence ATGCCAATTAAAAAGTTTAAGGCAATGACTAATGGAACTAGACATATGACAATGTTAGTTAATCCTGATTTAGATAAAAATGTAAGACCAGAAAAAAGTTTGACTGTGCCTCTAAAGAGTGCATATGGAAGAGATAATTATGGTCATAGAACAGGAAGAAACGTACAAAAAGGTCATAAAAGATTATATAGATTAATAGATTTTAAAAGAAATAAATTAGATATACCAGCAAAAGTAAAAACAATAGAATATGATCCAAACAGAACAGCAAATATAGCTTTACTTGTATATGCTGATGGAGAAAAAAGATATATATTAGCTCCAGAAGGATTAAAACAAGGAGATACTGTATTAGCAGGAGCAGGTGCTGATATTACTCCAGGAAATGCTATGAAATTGAAAGACTTACCAGTTGGAACAAGAATTCATAATATTGAATTACAACCAGGAAAAGGTGGGCAATTAGCAAGATCTGCAGGAGTATATGGAAGACTTGTAGCAAAAGAAGGAACTTATTGTCACGTAGAGATGCCATCTGGAGAATTAAGATTAATTCATAAAGAGTGTATAGCTACAATTGGTGTTGTTGGAAATGGAGAACATCAATTAGTAACAATAGGTAAAGCAGGAAGAAACAGACATATGGGAAGAAGACCTCACGTAAGAGGATCAGCAATGAATCCTGTAGATCATCCACATGGTGGAGGAGAAGGTGGAGCTCCAGTAGGAAGAAAGAGTCCTGTGACTCCTTGGGGGAAACCAACTCTTGGTAAGAAAACTAGAGGAAAAAAACTTAGCGATAAATTTATTGTAAGAGGAAGAAAGAAGAAATAG
- the rpsS gene encoding 30S ribosomal protein S19, with the protein MARSLKKGPFVDDHLMKKVEILNKESKKQVIKTWSRRSTIFPDFIGHTFAVYNGKKHVPVYVTEEMVGHKLGEFSPTRTFRGHGKDAKKK; encoded by the coding sequence ATGGCACGTTCATTAAAAAAGGGACCTTTTGTAGATGATCACTTAATGAAAAAAGTGGAAATTTTAAATAAAGAGAGCAAAAAACAAGTTATAAAAACATGGTCTAGAAGATCAACAATATTTCCTGACTTTATAGGCCATACTTTTGCCGTTTATAATGGTAAAAAACATGTCCCAGTATATGTTACTGAGGAAATGGTTGGACATAAATTAGGAGAATTTTCACCTACAAGAACATTTCGTGGGCATGGAAAAGACGCAAAGAAAAAATAG
- the rplV gene encoding 50S ribosomal protein L22 gives MEAKAIGRYFRVSPQKARLVADLVRNKNAEEALNILKFTNKKAAPLIEKVLKSAIANAVNNFDMDEEKLYVSTIYIDKGPFLKRIKPRAMGRADRILKKTSHITVCVGEKKEG, from the coding sequence TTGGAAGCGAAAGCAATAGGACGTTATTTTAGAGTTAGTCCTCAAAAAGCAAGATTAGTGGCTGACTTAGTAAGAAATAAAAACGCTGAAGAAGCTTTAAATATACTTAAATTTACAAATAAAAAAGCTGCTCCATTAATAGAAAAAGTACTGAAATCAGCAATAGCTAATGCAGTAAACAATTTCGATATGGATGAAGAGAAATTATATGTTTCTACAATTTATATTGATAAAGGGCCTTTTTTGAAAAGAATAAAGCCAAGAGCTATGGGTAGAGCAGATAGAATATTAAAGAAAACTAGTCACATTACAGTTTGTGTAGGTGAGAAAAAGGAGGGATAG
- the rpsC gene encoding 30S ribosomal protein S3 has protein sequence MGQKVDPRGLRLGITRTWDSNWYADKKSYANYFHEDLKVRNFIKKNYYHAGIAKILIERTSPSQVVIAIYTAKAGILIGRKGVEIEALKKKLEKLTGKKIIVKVQEVKQPNRNAQLVAEGVAFSIEKRIAYKRAMNQAIRRAEKSGAQGIKVSVSGRLNGAEIARAEWSLSGRVPLHTLRADIDYATAEADTTYGKIGIKVWIFNGEVLPKKAEGGQK, from the coding sequence GTGGGCCAAAAAGTAGATCCTAGAGGATTGAGGTTAGGAATTACTAGAACTTGGGATTCTAACTGGTATGCAGACAAAAAAAGTTATGCAAACTATTTTCATGAAGACTTAAAAGTTAGAAACTTTATAAAGAAAAATTATTATCATGCAGGTATTGCAAAAATATTAATTGAAAGAACTTCACCTTCTCAAGTGGTGATTGCAATTTATACAGCAAAAGCTGGGATATTAATTGGAAGAAAAGGTGTCGAAATAGAGGCATTAAAGAAAAAACTTGAAAAATTAACTGGTAAAAAAATCATAGTTAAGGTTCAAGAAGTAAAACAACCTAATAGAAATGCTCAATTAGTAGCAGAAGGTGTAGCTTTCTCTATAGAAAAAAGAATAGCATATAAAAGAGCAATGAATCAAGCTATAAGAAGAGCAGAAAAATCAGGTGCACAAGGAATAAAAGTTTCAGTTTCAGGAAGACTAAATGGTGCTGAAATTGCAAGAGCAGAGTGGAGTTTATCAGGAAGAGTTCCTTTGCATACATTAAGAGCAGATATCGACTATGCAACAGCAGAAGCAGATACTACTTATGGAAAAATCGGAATAAAAGTTTGGATTTTTAATGGAGAAGTTCTTCCAAAGAAAGCGGAAGGAGGGCAAAAATAG
- the rplP gene encoding 50S ribosomal protein L16 yields MLMPKRTKYRKQMRGRLKGKAHRGNYVAFGDFGLQALEPHWITNRQIEACRVTINRTFKRTGKVFIRIFPDKPFTQKPAETRMGKGKGNVEGWVGVVKPGKILFEVSGVTEELAREAMRKAAHKLPIKVKFVKRENGGDVNEG; encoded by the coding sequence ATGTTGATGCCAAAGAGAACAAAATATAGAAAACAAATGAGAGGCAGACTAAAAGGAAAAGCTCATAGAGGAAATTATGTGGCTTTTGGAGACTTCGGACTTCAAGCATTAGAACCTCATTGGATAACTAATAGACAAATAGAAGCTTGTAGAGTTACAATTAACAGAACATTTAAAAGAACAGGAAAAGTATTCATAAGAATATTCCCTGACAAACCTTTTACTCAAAAACCAGCTGAAACACGTATGGGAAAAGGAAAAGGAAATGTTGAAGGATGGGTAGGAGTTGTTAAACCTGGAAAAATATTATTTGAAGTTTCAGGAGTAACAGAAGAATTAGCAAGAGAAGCAATGAGAAAAGCAGCTCATAAATTACCTATAAAAGTTAAATTTGTAAAAAGAGAAAATGGTGGTGATGTAAATGAAGGCTAA
- the rpmC gene encoding 50S ribosomal protein L29 yields the protein MKANELKALAAEELVNKEKELKEELFNLKFQLSLGQLTNTTRVRQVRRDIARIKTILGERELVNKEG from the coding sequence ATGAAGGCTAATGAATTGAAAGCTTTAGCAGCAGAAGAATTAGTAAATAAAGAAAAAGAATTAAAAGAAGAATTATTTAACTTGAAGTTTCAACTTTCTTTAGGACAGCTTACAAATACAACAAGAGTAAGACAAGTAAGAAGAGATATAGCAAGAATAAAAACAATCTTGGGAGAGAGGGAATTGGTTAATAAGGAGGGATAA
- the rpsQ gene encoding 30S ribosomal protein S17 produces the protein METRNDRKVREGVVVSDKMDKTVVVAEVRMIMHPLYKKRVKSTKKYKAHDEENICKTGDKVRIMETRPLSKDKRWRVVDILVKAK, from the coding sequence GTGGAAACTCGTAATGACAGAAAAGTCAGAGAAGGAGTAGTTGTATCTGACAAAATGGATAAGACAGTAGTGGTAGCAGAAGTTAGAATGATTATGCATCCATTATATAAAAAAAGAGTAAAAAGTACAAAAAAATATAAAGCTCATGATGAAGAAAACATTTGTAAAACAGGAGATAAAGTAAGAATAATGGAAACAAGACCTCTAAGTAAAGATAAAAGATGGAGAGTCGTAGATATTCTTGTAAAAGCTAAGTAG
- the rplN gene encoding 50S ribosomal protein L14: MIQQQTVLNVADNSGAKKIMCIRVLGGSKRKFGRIGDVIVASVKESSPNGNVKKGEVIKAVVVRTRKEIRRADGSYIKFDDNAAVIIDENKNPKGTRIFGPVARELRTKDFMKIVSLAPEVL, encoded by the coding sequence ATGATACAACAACAAACTGTCCTTAATGTAGCTGATAACTCTGGTGCAAAAAAAATAATGTGTATAAGAGTATTAGGAGGATCAAAAAGAAAATTCGGAAGAATTGGAGATGTGATCGTAGCAAGTGTTAAGGAATCAAGTCCAAATGGAAATGTAAAAAAAGGTGAAGTGATAAAAGCTGTTGTAGTAAGAACAAGAAAAGAAATAAGAAGAGCAGATGGGTCATATATAAAATTTGATGACAATGCAGCTGTTATTATAGATGAGAATAAGAATCCAAAAGGAACTAGAATTTTCGGACCTGTGGCAAGAGAATTGAGAACTAAAGATTTTATGAAAATAGTCTCTCTTGCACCAGAAGTATTATAG
- the rplX gene encoding 50S ribosomal protein L24 gives MAKPKIKFVPNKLHVKTGDTVYVISGKDKGKVGKIVKVFTKKGKVVVEGINIVTKHMKPTQMNPQGGVVEKAAPIYTSKVMLYCDKCGKPTRISKKVLDDGKKVRICKHCGEVL, from the coding sequence TTGGCAAAGCCTAAAATTAAATTCGTACCAAATAAATTACATGTAAAAACTGGAGATACAGTTTATGTGATATCTGGGAAAGATAAAGGAAAAGTAGGGAAAATAGTAAAAGTTTTTACTAAAAAAGGTAAAGTAGTAGTTGAAGGGATAAATATTGTAACTAAACATATGAAACCAACTCAAATGAACCCACAAGGGGGAGTTGTAGAAAAAGCTGCACCAATTTATACTTCAAAAGTAATGTTATATTGTGATAAATGTGGAAAACCAACAAGAATATCAAAAAAAGTGTTGGATGATGGAAAAAAAGTAAGAATATGTAAACACTGTGGTGAAGTGTTATAA
- the rplE gene encoding 50S ribosomal protein L5: MEKYNKDVVPALMNKLGIKNIMAVPKIEKIVVSIGVGEATQNSKLIDAALSDLRTITGQQPIVARAKKSEAGFKLREGVAIGVKVTLRKEKLYEFLDRLIAIALPRVRDFEGVSANSFDGRGNYTLGLREQLVFPEIEYDKVEKIFGMSITVVTSATTDAEAKALLDEFGMPFKK, translated from the coding sequence ATGGAAAAGTATAATAAAGATGTAGTACCTGCTCTTATGAATAAATTAGGAATAAAAAATATAATGGCGGTACCAAAAATAGAAAAAATTGTTGTAAGTATTGGAGTTGGAGAAGCAACTCAAAACTCAAAATTAATAGATGCAGCATTAAGTGATTTGAGAACTATTACAGGTCAACAACCTATTGTGGCAAGAGCAAAAAAATCAGAAGCTGGATTTAAATTAAGAGAAGGTGTAGCAATAGGAGTAAAAGTAACATTAAGAAAAGAAAAATTATATGAGTTCTTGGATAGGTTAATAGCAATTGCTTTACCAAGAGTTAGAGATTTTGAAGGTGTTAGTGCAAATTCATTTGATGGAAGAGGAAACTATACTCTAGGACTTAGAGAACAATTAGTATTCCCTGAAATTGAATATGATAAAGTTGAAAAAATCTTCGGTATGAGTATTACTGTAGTAACATCTGCAACGACTGATGCTGAAGCAAAGGCTTTACTTGATGAATTTGGTATGCCTTTCAAGAAATAA
- a CDS encoding type Z 30S ribosomal protein S14, which yields MAKKSMINRDARKKQRVQHRNRCKICGRPRGYMREFEICRICFRKLAGEGKIPGVKKASW from the coding sequence ATGGCTAAAAAGTCTATGATAAACCGTGATGCTAGGAAAAAGCAAAGAGTTCAACATAGAAATAGATGTAAGATTTGTGGAAGACCAAGAGGATATATGAGAGAATTCGAAATATGTCGTATATGTTTTAGAAAGCTAGCTGGGGAAGGTAAAATCCCTGGTGTAAAAAAAGCGAGCTGGTAG
- the rpsH gene encoding 30S ribosomal protein S8, which produces MYFTDPIADMLTRIRNANSASHEKADMPFSKEKEAIASVLKAEGYILNYKVIEKNNKKDLRIYLKYGVNNEKVIKGIKRISTPGRRAYSGVKEMPKVLGGLGIAIVSTPKGIITGKECKKENVGGEVLCYVW; this is translated from the coding sequence ATGTATTTTACTGATCCAATAGCAGATATGCTAACAAGAATAAGAAATGCAAATTCAGCTTCACATGAAAAAGCAGACATGCCTTTTTCAAAAGAAAAAGAAGCTATAGCTTCTGTGCTAAAAGCAGAAGGATATATATTAAATTATAAGGTTATTGAAAAAAATAATAAAAAAGATTTAAGAATATATTTAAAATATGGAGTAAATAACGAAAAAGTAATAAAAGGAATAAAAAGAATTTCAACACCTGGAAGAAGAGCTTATTCAGGGGTTAAAGAGATGCCAAAAGTTTTAGGTGGACTTGGAATTGCAATAGTTTCAACACCAAAAGGAATAATTACTGGGAAAGAATGTAAAAAAGAAAATGTAGGTGGCGAAGTATTGTGCTACGTATGGTAA
- the rplF gene encoding 50S ribosomal protein L6, which produces MSRVGRNPITVPEGVTVEINGSNVSVKGPKGKLENAFNENISIKQEAGQVIVERPNDTPQMRSLHGTTRALIANMITGVNQGFTKTLELIGVGYRVAAKGKGLTLALGYSHPIEILPIEGITFKLEGNTKINVEGIDRALVGQVAADIRAKRAPEPYKGKGVKYSDEVIRRKEGKKA; this is translated from the coding sequence ATGTCAAGAGTAGGAAGAAATCCTATAACAGTTCCAGAAGGTGTAACTGTGGAGATAAATGGTTCAAATGTATCAGTAAAAGGACCAAAAGGAAAATTAGAAAATGCATTTAATGAAAATATATCTATAAAACAAGAAGCTGGACAAGTAATAGTAGAAAGACCAAATGATACTCCTCAAATGAGATCATTACATGGAACTACAAGAGCTTTAATTGCAAATATGATAACAGGTGTAAATCAAGGATTTACTAAAACTTTAGAATTAATCGGAGTGGGATATAGAGTAGCTGCAAAAGGTAAAGGACTTACTTTAGCACTAGGATATTCTCATCCTATAGAAATTCTTCCAATAGAAGGTATTACATTTAAATTGGAAGGAAATACAAAAATTAATGTTGAAGGAATAGATAGAGCCCTTGTTGGACAAGTAGCAGCAGATATTAGAGCTAAAAGAGCACCAGAACCTTACAAAGGAAAAGGTGTTAAATACTCTGATGAAGTAATAAGAAGAAAAGAAGGAAAAAAAGCATAA
- the rplR gene encoding 50S ribosomal protein L18: protein MYKRIDRNANRLKRRYRIRKIVSGTAERPRLAVFRSLNNISVQLIDDIKGHTLLSASTIDKELKSEVKNGSNVEAAKLVGKKIAERALAKGMKVVVFDRGGYLYTGRVKALADAAREAGLEF, encoded by the coding sequence TTGTATAAGAGAATAGACAGAAATGCTAACAGGCTTAAAAGAAGATATAGAATAAGAAAAATAGTATCTGGAACAGCCGAAAGACCAAGATTAGCTGTTTTTAGAAGCTTAAATAATATATCTGTCCAATTAATAGATGATATAAAAGGACACACATTATTATCTGCTTCTACAATAGATAAAGAACTAAAATCAGAAGTTAAAAACGGTTCAAATGTAGAAGCTGCTAAATTAGTAGGAAAGAAAATTGCCGAAAGAGCATTAGCAAAAGGGATGAAAGTAGTAGTATTTGATAGAGGTGGATATTTATATACAGGTAGAGTAAAAGCCCTAGCTGATGCTGCAAGAGAAGCAGGATTGGAATTTTAA
- the rpsE gene encoding 30S ribosomal protein S5 encodes MRRDRKNSEKDSNLQEKIIRINRVSKTVKGGRRISFSVLAAVGDGEGSVGLGLGKANGVPDAIKKAIAVAKRNMVKMSFKGHTIPHEIIGEFSSTKVLLKPASAGTGVIAGSSARDLLELVGVHNILTKVMGSKNRLNVAKATINGLQNLRTPEAIAALRGKTVEEIIG; translated from the coding sequence TTGAGAAGAGATAGAAAGAATTCTGAAAAAGATAGTAATCTACAAGAAAAGATAATCAGAATAAATAGAGTTTCAAAAACTGTAAAAGGTGGAAGAAGAATAAGTTTTTCTGTTTTAGCAGCAGTAGGAGATGGAGAAGGTAGTGTTGGTTTAGGTTTAGGAAAAGCTAATGGTGTTCCAGATGCAATAAAAAAAGCAATTGCAGTTGCTAAAAGAAATATGGTGAAAATGTCATTTAAAGGACATACAATTCCTCATGAAATAATTGGAGAATTCAGTTCAACTAAAGTGTTATTAAAACCGGCTTCTGCAGGTACAGGAGTAATAGCAGGATCATCTGCAAGAGATTTGTTAGAATTAGTAGGAGTACATAATATATTAACTAAAGTTATGGGAAGTAAAAATAGACTTAACGTAGCAAAGGCTACTATTAATGGATTACAAAACCTTAGAACTCCTGAAGCAATAGCTGCATTAAGAGGAAAAACTGTAGAAGAAATTATAGGCTAG
- the rpmD gene encoding 50S ribosomal protein L30 codes for MAGKLKIKLVKSIIGRKPKHVGTVKSLGLKKLNDVVEQNATADIIGKINQISYLLEVEEV; via the coding sequence ATGGCAGGAAAGCTAAAAATAAAGCTTGTAAAAAGCATAATTGGTAGAAAGCCAAAACATGTAGGGACTGTAAAGTCTTTAGGATTAAAAAAGCTAAATGATGTAGTAGAACAAAATGCTACAGCTGATATTATAGGAAAAATTAATCAAATATCTTACTTATTAGAAGTTGAGGAGGTGTAA
- the rplO gene encoding 50S ribosomal protein L15, whose translation MKLNELAPAQGSKKNRKRVGRGESSGVGKTSGKGSNGQKSRSGSYIHVGFEGGQMPLIRRVPKRGFSNYRFKKEFAIVNLKTLEERFEDGAEITPEILLEAKAIKKLSDGVKVLSKGDLTKKFTVKAHKFSAAAKEKIEAVGGKVEVI comes from the coding sequence GTGAAATTAAACGAGTTAGCACCAGCTCAAGGATCAAAAAAAAATAGAAAAAGAGTTGGAAGAGGAGAATCTTCTGGAGTAGGAAAAACTTCTGGAAAAGGTAGTAATGGTCAAAAATCAAGATCAGGAAGCTATATTCATGTAGGTTTTGAAGGTGGACAAATGCCTTTAATTAGAAGAGTTCCAAAAAGAGGTTTTTCTAATTATAGATTTAAAAAAGAATTTGCAATAGTAAATTTGAAAACATTGGAAGAAAGATTTGAAGATGGAGCAGAGATAACACCAGAAATACTTTTAGAAGCAAAAGCAATAAAGAAATTATCTGATGGAGTAAAAGTTTTAAGTAAAGGAGATCTTACTAAAAAATTTACTGTAAAAGCTCATAAATTCTCTGCAGCAGCTAAAGAAAAAATAGAAGCTGTTGGTGGAAAAGTAGAGGTGATTTAA